A genomic stretch from Desulfolutivibrio sulfodismutans DSM 3696 includes:
- a CDS encoding flagellar brake domain-containing protein yields MDQTTGHPPSVQRSPGIQVELRPEMPVVLQIPRDGAKYSSKIVGVEPYKYIIAKMPLAPGIRSMIFPGQGLTLKSECDGIIYGFDTEILHAILRPAALLLLAYPMSTEKIELRRHKRLSCLLPVRLQNPFAHTLAFMVDISLGGCRLVVDKNDTGGILNVMAGDEVTILSLHEVFGDDGLRAIIANTAQKNQKAFFGAAFTGNDPDHGRRVAAFLERIAALIKDQKGG; encoded by the coding sequence ATGGACCAGACCACAGGCCACCCGCCCTCCGTGCAGCGATCCCCCGGCATCCAGGTGGAATTACGGCCGGAGATGCCCGTAGTGCTGCAAATTCCCCGGGACGGGGCCAAGTATTCCAGCAAGATCGTCGGGGTTGAGCCCTACAAATATATCATCGCCAAAATGCCCCTGGCCCCCGGCATCCGCTCGATGATTTTTCCCGGCCAGGGGCTCACCCTCAAATCCGAATGCGACGGAATCATCTACGGGTTCGATACCGAGATTCTCCATGCGATCCTCAGGCCCGCTGCCCTCTTGCTTTTGGCCTATCCCATGAGCACGGAAAAAATCGAGCTGCGCCGCCACAAACGGCTATCCTGCCTGCTCCCCGTGCGGCTGCAGAATCCCTTTGCCCACACCCTGGCCTTCATGGTGGACATCAGCCTCGGCGGCTGCCGCCTGGTGGTCGACAAAAACGACACCGGCGGGATACTCAACGTCATGGCCGGGGACGAGGTGACCATCCTCTCCCTGCACGAGGTGTTCGGCGATGATGGGTTGCGGGCGATCATCGCCAACACCGCGCAAAAAAACCAAAAAGCCTTTTTCGGTGCGGCCTTTACGGGGAATGATCCCGATCACGGAAGACGGGTTGCAGCCTTCCTCGAACGCATCGCCGCCCTCATCAAGGATCAAAAGGGCGGCTAA